Proteins from a genomic interval of Crassostrea angulata isolate pt1a10 chromosome 7, ASM2561291v2, whole genome shotgun sequence:
- the LOC128192977 gene encoding failed axon connections homolog, with the protein MDDIKSFLKTHYKEICITATVGIVLVKVIKWRKKRVKKNYPPNTIIHHQIGRGPYAPSITPFAVKLETYLRMTKVPFMNEHDSLTNRSSKGKLTWIEYNGQEVADSEFCIQFINKTFCIDLDKNFSDEEIGAGRAIQRMVDEHLYWTLVLQRWVFDPKNGRKHLGLSWLESLGVENMFKKQTYAQGVGRHTEEEVMQVMDEDIQALSKFLGKKKFMLGEQASQTDCAMFGMLSQIHWQNFGGAAEKLYKKYPNLSAYTERMKEEFWPDWDDCITHGGTRKASK; encoded by the exons ATGGACGATATTAAAAGCTTCTTGAAAACACACTATAAAGAAATCTGCATTACTGCTACAGTGGGGATAGTTTTGGTGAAGGTAATCAAATGGCGGAAGAAACGAGTAAA GAAGAATTATCCACCGAACACCATCATTCACCACCAGATCGGCCGAGGACCTTATGCTCCAAGTATAACACCGTTTGCCGTGAAGCTGGAGACTTATTTACGGATGACAAAAGTCCCATTTATG AATGAACATGATAGTCTGACCAACAGAAGTTCTAAAGGTAAATTGACCTGGATAGAATACAATGGGCAAGAAGTAGCAGACTCGGAATTCTGTATCCAgtttataaacaaaacattctGCATTGATCTGGACAAGAACTTCTCTGATGAGGAAATCGGGGCAGGTAGAGCCATTCAAAGGATGGTAGATGAACATCTGTATTG gACATTGGTTCTACAACGCTGGGTTTTTGACCCGAAGAACGGAAGAAAACACCTGGGCCTGTCGTGGCTCGAGTCTCTTGGAGTCGAAAACATGTTTAAGAAACAGACTTATGCACAGGGGGTAGGCAGACACACTGAGGAAGAAGTGATGCAAGTGATGGATGAAGATATACAGGCCCTGTCAAAGTTCTTAG gtAAGAAGAAATTCATGTTGGGTGAACAAGCCAGTCAGACTGATTGTGCGATGTTTGGAATGTTATCTCAGATTCACTGGCAGAACTTTGGAGGTGCAGCAGAAAAGTTGTACAAAA aaTATCCCAATTTGAGCGCTTACACTGAACGTATGAAGGAGGAGTTCTGGCCAGACTGGGACGATTGTATTACCCACGGTGGGACAAGGAAAGCTTCCAAGTGA